From the genome of Chelonia mydas isolate rCheMyd1 chromosome 2, rCheMyd1.pri.v2, whole genome shotgun sequence, one region includes:
- the LOC119565459 gene encoding zinc finger protein OZF — protein MWATNGDIMFQAAQVLCGDEKPYKCSECGKGFGQEKILREHRRIHTGERPHKCAHCGKSFTWSTSLIKHQQIHTGGKLHACPACEKSFRWRHSLLQHQAVHTGAKPHACAQCGRSFVEKQALKKHESIHTGEKPFTCSECGKSFRQKGNLVSHERSHLEEKPHRCPECGKCFREQRFLATHQRTHTQERPFQCAQCQKSFSAKQGLRVHQRLHTGERPFQCPLCGRSFTERKNLNKHQRTHSGETPYTCGECGNSYTQKYSLKVHQRTHSGETSHTCGECGERFKQRNHLVSHQRGHKAGSLYICAECGESYSQWAHLTAHERIHTRQSQPARTEYG, from the coding sequence ATGTGGGCCACGAACGGCGACATCATGTTCCAAGCTGCCCAGGTTCTCTGTGGGGATGAGAAGCCCTATAAATGCAGCGAGTGTGGGAAAGGCTTTGGCCAGGAGAAGATCCTCCGAGAGCACCGGCGAATCCACACAGGCGAGAGGCCGCACAAATGCGCTcactgcgggaaaagcttcacctGGAGCACCAGCCTGATCAAGCACCAGCAGATCCACACGGGCGGCAAGCTGCACGCCTGCCCCGCGTGCGAGAAGAGCTTCCGGTGGCGGCATAGCCTCCTGCAGCACCAGGCGGTGCACACCGGCGCCAAGCCGCACGCCTGCGCCCAGTGCGGCCGCAGCTTTGTGGAGAAGCAGGCGCTCAAGAAACACGAGAGCATCCACACGGGGGAGAAGCCCTTCACCTGCAgcgagtgcgggaagagcttccgGCAGAAGGGCAACCTGGTGTCGCACGAGAGGAGCCACCTGGAGGAGAAGCCGCACCGATGCCCCGAGTGCGGGAagtgcttccgggagcagcgcttCCTGGCCAcccaccagcgcacccacacccAGGAGCGGCCCTTCCAGTGCGCCCAGTGCCAGAAGAGCTTCAGTGCCAAGCAGGGGCTCCGCGTCCACCAGCGCctgcacaccggggagcggcccttcCAGTGCCCCCTGTGCGGGAGGAGCTTCACCGAGAGGAAGAACCTCAACAAGCACCAGCGGACCCACAGCGGGGAGACGCCCTACACCTGCGGGGAGTGCGGGAACAGCTACACCCAGAAGTACAGCCTGAAGGTACACCAGCGAACCCACAGCGGGGAGACCTCCCACACCTGCGGGGAGTGTGGGGAGCGCTTCAAGCAGAGGAACCACCTGGTGAGCCACCAGCGGGGCCACAAAGCCGGGAGCCTCTACATATGCGCCGAATGTGGAGAGAGCTACAGCCAGTGGGCGCATCTCACCGCCCACGAGAGAATCCACACCAGGCAGAGCCAGCCAGCGCGCACTGAATACGGGTAA